A window of Drosophila sulfurigaster albostrigata strain 15112-1811.04 chromosome X, ASM2355843v2, whole genome shotgun sequence genomic DNA:
GGCGATATGCATCAATGTTGGGTATTGTGACTGCTTCAGTTTTCTCCATActtgaatttattgtttaacaaaaataaatactctaTTGCACCGATGCAAAAGCATCTGATTAGTGATGACAAAAAGGTGAAGAAATACCAAATCATCGATATTttcgcaatttttttttttatcgatttttCGTGGGAAAACCAAGAGTTTTTGTAGGCTaggaataataatattaatttgtttattttgttacgTTTTGGATATCGTTTGTGCCAGCAATGTTGGgggttatcgatatatcgcgaGGCGATGTATCGGAGATAGGAAATGGTAACTCCAGGGAggggaaatttgaaaattgctcCTCCTGTTAAATAGGAGATGAAAAAAGGAGCATGTGGATTTTGCTGGCTCGAGGAGTTGGTTTGCGATCGAGGTTGGAGACGGTCCAccgagaagaaaaaaagaagtcgGAAAAATTGGTGTCTGTGCGAAAATTGTTGTGCACGTGTgactgcgagtgtgtgcgcgAAGAAGGCGATAACAGCAGCCATATCAACAACACAAGCAACTGCACAAAGacttgcagcagcatcaacaacaacaacaacagaagcagcaacgacagcagcaacaacaacaaaaataacagcagcaatatcAGCAAAAACAAGCAACTGCATCAACCActgcgaaaacaacaacaacagaagcagcaaagcaacaactacagaagcagcagctacaacaacaacaataacagcaacaatatcaACTGCAACAAGCAACTGCAAAAACCACTGCAACGATAGCAACAACCACtgcgaaaacaacaactacagaagcagcagcaacaacaacaacagaagcagcaacgacagcagcaacaaccagagcaacaacaacaacaatatggcgccaaatttgaaatttgattttgaaaaaattaaaatgtcagaAAGTCGTGAACCAGCAGTAGTATCTGAGGTAGTATCAGCAACTGCCAGCAATTCGACGGATACGGGCAGACAAATCTATCCACCGGAGTCGATGGATTCAGTCATCAAGTCGACCGTGAACGCAGCTATTGCGCAGGCCCATGAGACTTACAGGAGATCACTGGTGGAGGGTATTGCAGCAACGATACGCGATGAGATTCGCGCAGGCTTCATGGAGATGATGAGGCTGATGCAGGAGACCATCGGGCCGCAGAGGGACGGTAGTAGTGGCAGTCAACCCGCCTCTACGCAGCAAAAATCGATGGCAGGGACAGGAGCAATCCCGAAGGTCCACAAAAGTGAGCCGGAGCCGCCAGTGCAGACCATAAGAGGACCGTTGCCGCGTCCAGATTATTTAACGAGCCTTGAAGAAGTGCACGATCCGCACGCAAGGAACTGGCGGAATCCCCACGGCAACATACGTTCAGATGCTGGAGACGGAAGGACCGAATTAGGCATGGTAACTGAGTCGTCGAGGGACAGCACTTACCTGAAGCTGGAACGCTGGAACGTGCGATTCGATGGTGCCGATTCCACTCACGCTGTGGAGGATTTTGTCTTCTGCATCGAGTTCTTGCAAAGACAATACCAATGCCCATGGAGGGAAGTGCTACGCGACTTCCATGTTCTATTGGAGGGCAGAGCCAGGGAATGGTACTGGATGCACGTGAGGCACTCCAGAGTAGACAGCTGGATGCAGTTGCGTCAAGCAATGTTGGACCGGTTTCGAGGCTACCAAACCGAGCATGACCTCATGCGGGAGCTACTGCAGAGGGAACAGCAGTCTAGCGAAAGTGTAGACGACTACATCCACCACATGCAACGGCTAGCTTCACGCTTCCAGAAACCTCTTCGAGACCGGGAACTGGTGAAGATAATAAAGCGCGGGTTAAAGGAAGGCTTGGCACGATATGTGTATGCGATGGATATACTCACGGTGGACGAGTTGCGCCAGGAATGTATCGAAGTGGAGCGATACATGAGCCGTCGAGGGCGCTCATCACAAGGACAACAAACCGGCAGTCAAACGGGCAGTTTATGAGGTTGAAGTCCCACCCCAGCGCGACGAGCAAGAGGAGGAGCCTGTCCGAGTGAGTCAGTGCGGCGGCACCAAGCCATTCCCTGTCCGACCTTCAGTGCAACACGAGCAAATATTCCCAATCATCTGGGGTAGCAGATTACTCGATCAAGCCAGTAACTGTCGCCGACTATAAACTACATAACTGAAACAGCAActaatttgttgtgagatTTGAAATCTTTATTTGTCTGCTGACCGTTTCGCTGTACTAATTTACTAGTAGTTATTTATGATTCGTGTTATAACTTgagtaataatatattgttgAATGAATCAACGCAACTTAAGGTTGataagctaattaaattaaagtagatTCGCATTACATTTATGTACAAATGACAGAGTATGGACGACAAAACACcttcatacatacattcttaaaaatttattcGCGAcgggatatatatatatttaatttatgaatttacatatatgcatTTTCTCACCTCACCATATCGCCCCTTAACCAATCCCAAGAGCTCTTAGGCAGGTCAAGGTAGATGATTAAGCGACtcagataaatatatatgtatatatacttatatacgaACAGGCGTGTGTAAATTGATGAACGAGAACATACCGATCTCCTGAATGCGTGACGCATAGAAGTCGTCCTTTACGCCGTTGTGGCTATTTGTTGTTTCGCTCGTCCTACTGCGTGATTTTGTTTGATCTTGCTCCTTTGCCATTTTgtccaaatatttgtatgatatctgtaaataaaaataagtaaataaattaaatgttagtaattaagaaaaattcatgaattatataatagtatttacGATAAGAATGGTTGTGTGAGTTTGCCCATCATGGAGGGGAAGGGAATTCCACAGCACTACACCAGATGAGGAGCAGCCACTGACATAGTGGCCAATGCAAGGGAGATGGCGCCGATGTGGCCATCTCAGGCAGGGTGGGTACGCCGGGGTCCAGCTGTGGCCCTATTCAAACACAAATGGATCAGTGAGTCGTATATTATGGTTGTTTTCTTCGTACTTACCGTCAATAGTTTGTTTTggatttccttttgtttttgcgcaattttcaattgcgcggcagctgttttgtttttctgttagTGATGCGTTTCTTCTGTTACAAACAGCTGTTAATATCGGTGAAATTATCGATTGTGCGGACTGTGGGCCAGGGATGGAACTCCACCTGAGTACCGATGAGCCAGCCGGCACGGCCCCAGGGAAGACAACCAGTCCGTAACAATatggcgcccaacgtggggCCTGAACCCACGACCCTGAGATTAAGAGTCTCATGCTCTACCGACTGAGCTAGCCGGGCACGGCCCCAGGGAAGACAACTAGTCCGTAACAATTTCTTGCTCTTTTATATTTCAGTTTCCATTTACACAAACTATAGGTCAAACTATTGATTTAAAAGTGGTTCATACACTTATTTTATTgtgaattcatttttatttttacttagATTTCTAGCAGTAGGTGCAAATTATGCATGGAAATAAAGTCAATAGAGCCGTATTAAGCAAATGTCCACTTAAAACTTAACGAAACTTTCTTATCGAAATCGAGTATCAAAAATGCCAGTTTTGGGTAACTTTTACGAAAGGGCATATGGTCACACTGACGttagtaaattttaattatccACAGCTGACGGTTGTACGGGCGGCGGGTGCTGTGTACAAAtctcattgtttttttttttgttggtgtattgtgttgttgctgtggatgttctattgaaaaaaagtgcagcaatttgtgtattaaaaatagcaacaagGCAATAAATAAGTGTactatttaatgtaatttgtatGCCAGgttcaaaatattgtaaaaggTATGTACAAAATTGAACGGCTCATTCAAAACATCCACAGCAATTGAATTAATGGTATTGTTATTGTCTGctgcaattgttattgttctcAGAGCACCAACAGTAGAGCGCAGCACTGAAAGTTCAATTCCAATATTGTAAGAAACTCGCttcagcaacggcaacgaatGCTAATTATGAGTATACAACAAATATGCAGAGTTcataaattgtgtgtgtgtgtgtgaaatggaGTTCTGATGCTGCCGCCAACAATGCCGACTGCGCTGCCCGCCGACTGCACTGCTTGCTGcctttcattttcaattaagtggcatgcaatttgcgtttatgatttgatttgtatGCGCCACAAAACCGGCACTAAAAACGTTTCTATTTTCGTGTTGTGCCCATTGCAAAATGCGCCTAATTCTgtgttcgtttttgttttttccttttctctcaaaacttgaaatatttgtgagttGAGAGTGTAGCCACACATCcataaatgtatgtacatatatatatgtgtatatagcagagtgtgtgtgcgtatgtgcaTAAGTGGGAGAGAGCGGGTGTCGCGAGTAAACGGGAGTGCGAGTGAgttggtattattattgtactatttgcttttgtaactgctgctgctgctgttgcctcttTTGCTGTGCTTGTCTTTGCTGTCTtacagtctgtctgtcttccTTGCACTGCCCTTGTCACGTACTGcagtttgttttctttattcttgTAGTTGTTTTCTCTTTGTTTCGCACTTGTCGCTGGCTGTCCAAATCTCCCCCCACACACCGACACTAtgcaagttgttgtttttggtcaAGTCTTCTTAGCGCTGTCCATCTGTATGAATTCGCTACGATTGCGAAATGTATCAGTTTCATTGTGATGATGACTCAAAGCGTCTGCTCTATTAATGCTGGTGGATGTGTGTGAGTTTATCACTTGTTTTATTAACACCTTGACTCCTGACTCTTATCAGTTATATCAAAcataaaatgataataatagtAGGAAAGTTAAGACAGTGTGTTTGACTACGAGATACCTGCTAAGCAATGGATTTCAAATTGCTGTCAAACgtacaataatttttatatttaaaagaaacgAATATACGGTTGCTACAGCAACTGAGCATACCCTTCTGCCGCTTAGGTAGTGGGTATAttcgatgctgttgctgctctccaAATTTATTATCTACTTCCCTTTCCTCATGGTCTTCTTCTTTCTCTAGGTTGCCTTTAGCTTGTTTGCTTTGTTAgtcaatacacacacacgcacagacactcacacacatgagCTTTCGAATAGTTGGCAATGTTTACACGATTTCAGTTCTTATCTAAGCAAAATCGccaattatgttattattgcttCTGTTAGAGGTATCAATGTAATTGCTTACTAAGCAACACCGAAGTACAAATGCCCTCGCGttgtttatatcaatttattgcctttatgttatttttattgcctttgATTGAGAATTCCATGAATGAACTTGCAACTTGAGGTCAATACACCACGAAAACACGaagaataaaacaatttcacCAATTGTCTATGACTCaatgaattgttgttgctctctttgGCCACTTTGTTTTTTGATGAGTGTGGTCAACGCAGGTCGCTGGGAAGAATGTGAAGAATCATTTCGAGAGATTTTTCTAGATGAAAATTGCAagcaggtttttttttgtttgtgttatgTATCTTTTGAGCTCGTGCTTTTGTCGTTGGCTTGGTAAatgttctaaaaatataaccgGAAAGAGAATTATATTTGGGTCGCGGTGGCATTTAAAATGGTGTTAACTTTGTCGGGAGTGAGATAAGAAAGCCGTAAAGCGAATGATTGATAGCCAAAAACACACAGGAATGCATATATgcgtgtgtttatttttatttttgttatacccGGCTACCTATGGATAGGAAGAGGGTATGCTCTTTCTACAGCAAAGTAATTTGGTTATTTCGTAAGCAACATTCGTTatcaatatttagtatttagtacaATTTTGCTGTGTTTAATAATTATCTAACATCGAAAAGTGAAgtaatttaatctttttttttatatttttacatatttaatgattagaataatagaaatagcacaaagaaacaatttacacaaattaaaaaaaaaataaattataaaaacttacaaaatttgttatttacaaACGATCTCATTTCAggtagaataaaataaaaattaatgtatttaatttgttatagaGCATTTACAAAATGCTTACCGGGTAGTTTGCAATCGaatactttgctttgcttacaTGCGTTGATTCGTGggtgctgatgttgttgtgaatgtgaatgtgaaaagAGAAACTCTCGGCATTTCGCAGATTTCGAAGAGGGCGAGCAATGTAAGCAAATTGTGTTAGTAGCCTCAAGAGAGCCACTAAAGTTTTTTAAAGTGGCAACAAAGTGCAGTTGCTGTGTGTTTCTGGTTTCTTGTGGCGTTGCCGTAAAGCGTGAATCACGATTTGGGAATTGCCCACAAAGGtcgtttaattgaaattcgaaCTGTTGTCGATTGGAaacaacgcggcgtatgagtaatgtgtCAAAACTCACTAATTCTTTATGTGCAtacatttcgttttgtttatttgtttttactcGTTTGTTTGTAGGAATCAAGCAGAAAGAAGCACGACAACAATAGTCAAGTGTCAgctggagcaacagcagcagaagcagcagcagtagcggTTATCTGGACATGAACAAGGCCGGCAAGCACATTCAAAGTGGCGCCACCACAGCCATCGGTGGCGGCAACTCCTCGCTGGCCAATGCCACTGCCTTGCTTGGCTCCCCACCGCCAATTACAAATGCAACGGCCGCTGGAGCCGCAGCTGGAGCAGTGCTCAATGGCACTGCGAGCAGTCCCATGAATGTGTTCAACTCCATCATGAGCTTTTTGCCGGACAATCGACCCATCACCTCGCTGC
This region includes:
- the LOC133847991 gene encoding uncharacterized protein LOC133847991 produces the protein MAPNLKFDFEKIKMSESREPAVVSEVVSATASNSTDTGRQIYPPESMDSVIKSTVNAAIAQAHETYRRSLVEGIAATIRDEIRAGFMEMMRLMQETIGPQRDGSSGSQPASTQQKSMAGTGAIPKVHKSEPEPPVQTIRGPLPRPDYLTSLEEVHDPHARNWRNPHGNIRSDAGDGRTELGMVTESSRDSTYLKLERWNVRFDGADSTHAVEDFVFCIEFLQRQYQCPWREVLRDFHVLLEGRAREWYWMHVRHSRVDSWMQLRQAMLDRFRGYQTEHDLMRELLQREQQSSESVDDYIHHMQRLASRFQKPLRDRELVKIIKRGLKEGLARYVYAMDILTVDELRQECIEVERYMSRRGRSSQGQQTGSQTGSL